In the Populus trichocarpa isolate Nisqually-1 chromosome 1, P.trichocarpa_v4.1, whole genome shotgun sequence genome, GGCAGGTGGCTTACTTTCAGATCTCTTCCAACACACAGTTGAGAGAATTGAATCAGAAATTTTTTCCTCGAAAAGCAGCTTGCCGGACTTGATGCTCCAAAGTCGCAAACTGCAATCCTCTCCTCCTGAGAAGAATATATTAGTGgtaaacacaaaataatttctGAAGCCTTTATCAAAGTAAAATGGCTTTTAAAAGTACTGGCATGAATTGAAATGGTACAAACCTGCCATAACAAATCTCTCAGATTGGTCTACTCCAAGCTGTAAACGAGTATGAGAGTTCACATGTCCTTCATAAGATTGCACAGCACCTCTCTTAGTCATGCGTTGATCATAAAGCTTAATCTACAAGAGAAAATACAGAAGCAGGAAAATGAAGTTCCTTTACTCTTAGtcactattttaaaaatgtaaaagaaattcGTGGACTAAAAAACTGGGCGATATTGAAGCTAGAAACTGAAACAGCAATGAGATTTATTAGCAAttacggaaaaaaaaaagcaggcatggtaaataaaataactaacaGGAAGGGGGGCGAAAACATGCTGAGACATGAGGCCCTTTTATGTGTGATTATAGAGCTTTCCTTTTTCAGAGAAACAATAGGTTTACAACCCTATTAGTCCTACAACAAAATATTGACCCCCTACCTCAAAAATAGCAATTGAGTCCTTCTAcgtaaaaaaaacttgattcatGTCAGCCCTCCATCGAATGTGAACAGTAACTATGCTCTTGACACTGCACATTTCCTTTTAACCTTGGTTGACATGcatttctcataaatattaatattttattaattttgaagaattttgaATGAtagtgaaaattaaatttaattaaaacaaaattttaaaaaaattgaaacgaGCAatgaaacatcaaaataattttttaataaaaaataagagagaatacTACCATCACTGCCCCGGCCAACACACACCATAGCCAAACAACCATTACCCCCATCACCCACCATGGCCAAACCATCATTAAAACCTTCCTTCAACACTCCAAACGCAAACAGGTTACAGAAGATCAAAATGACTTTGAACACAAACCAAACACctacatacatatacatatacaacACCATCACCCACCATGGccaaaccaccatcaccatagCCATCTTCCATGGTCAAACCACATCATTAAAACCTCCTTTATGACACCCCCAACAATGGTAATGTGCCTAGCTACATTTCAGCTGGTGCCCACGTCAACAACAGAAATGACATATTAGAGTAGCAACTTTTACAATCACATATAACAATGCTGATGTTGATCTAAGctacaataacaacaacaatgttGGCAACAACTCTGCAGCAAACACCATAGCCTCCACCTTAGCCTCCCTACACTTCCACAGCCAGCCCATTATAACAACCAGTACCACTGCCACTGATAGTTTTCATATTTGTAATTGAAGTGTGATAAAAGGCACTCAGGCATTTTGATGATACTATCTCAATATAGAGTTGTTTCGTGTGGCAAATGAGATTGATGCAACATGCATGAGTTGGGAAGAAACAtaaggttctttttttttccctttcttcatCGACCTTTTGCCTCGAAAGGGactgtaaaaaaaatctcaccctGAACATTAGCAAGTTTTAATCCTTCATTCTTAACACTAACAAATGCCCTTAATTGGCTAACACAAGGAAACTAACTTTTCCACTCTTTATAGCTACTCATGGAACAGTTCGCCTTTACTTGTCTAAACTTGAAACGAATGCACCCAAACAGAAAAGCACACATAAGCCGAAGAGATGGAAATGGGAGATTTATAGAATaaactgagagagagagatgtgggCTGCTTTTGGCCCACCTAGGTGGAACAAAATATAGACCAATTATCTCAAATTCACTGCAGGTTGGTCATGATGCTTTTGCAAGGCTTTCAGACATTGTTTCATATACCTTGATATTTCAGACAACTCATGCACTAAATTCTTATTGTTGCTTATCCACATGTATATCTCAACCTCCCTCGAAATTGAAATGGACTTTCCAGCAATCAGTCCACCTAGGTGCAGAGGGTGGGGGAGGGGTTTAGTTAaactatcaaaaatattttatgataatacAAAAGGTAAATTAAATGCTCTTGTCGGGCCATGATCCAATCACTTAGTGAACTACTTATTGAAAGGAGAAAATCCTGCACCTTGTCATCTCCTTATACATattaagttagaaaaaaaagatgcttTGATATGTTATTAAAACTATTCAGGAGCACATTAGTAAGAGGACATCCAAAAAAGAGTCAAAAGAATGGCAAACTAAGAGTCAATACTAACCAATCCATCCATAGAGCTAGCCAAGAAGTACTGGTCGTAAGACTGAAGCGATACCAAACTAGAGATTCAAAAGAAGGCAGAAGTTACataaattgagagaaaatattaaaactagaaACCAGGAATTACAAGTTTTAGAAGTCTACTAACCTGCATACAGATGAAGGCATCAAAATAGTACGAGAAGGGTATATGTTTCCTTTGACCTGCAAAACACCACATCCAGGTTAGTTACCATAACTTTACCGAAATGAGCACTTCCAAATGAGTAAGAgatacaaagtaaaaaaaatgagtagaGATATAACAGTTCCATGCTTAATTCATCACTAATGAGTAAGAGAtattgtgtaaaaaaaatcacagcaggaaaggaaaagagctaaaaaagaaagaaaaaaaatctgaaattaccAAGCTCAAAtacaacacaaaacaaaactactACAATCACCCAAGTTTTCACAAACTGGTTCCtcaatgaacaataaaaatacaaaacaacatAACCAGCTGTGAAGTTACCCTTTGCTTTGCTGTAGGAGGTATACAATGTGAAAAAAGTTACAGCAGGTAAAATTTTACATGATATTTGATCTTTATGATTTAGGTTTTATTGAACACTGTAGAAGTTTAAAAAAATGGCACTGTAAAATCAGGATCAAACCCATGAATTGGTGCTATTGACCAAACTGTAAAATTGGGATCAAACCCATGAATTGCTGCTACTGATCAAGttcttttttaccaaaataaaaagttttctggtttttaagTTCATCTATTTCCTAATAATTTctcataaccttttttttaaaaaaaatcattaaattaagtGCAATAATTAGGAAATAGATGATCCATGCACAACTTCAATAGATGGATAGATTCTAATGACTTTAAAAGTGAGGACACTAAGGAATCCCGGTGTCCTCTAAAGGATTCTCTTTCAGCAGAACACCTATGTAGTAGTGCCCTTCTGTAAAAATCAAGTATATTCCACGAAATTTCAAGTTAAAAGCATGCACAGCTTTATGCATTCATTTCTTTGAACAGAAACAAAACCTGGGAAAAGTATATAGaatgaatttagaaaaaaacacttcatttcaattttttggaTGCTGCTGAAgggaaaagtaaagaaaatttcttattgttttttttttttaatttctcatttcaATTTGGGGTTTTGATTGGTCAGACATGAACTTAAGACCTAATCCAATCCCCTGGTGCTAATTctattttgagttttatttctCTTTGTGATTCCTACATGTAGAAGTCAATTTAGTTAACATGGTACCATCCTCTCAAGttccataatatttttcttagatgAATGTTCACTCTGGGAACAACTTGGCAACGAATTTGGTACCTGCAAAATTTATCATATCTAAAGGTTTTAATACCTCAAACCATTGTTTGCTAGAACTTGGACCCTGTCTGCCCAGTGATGAATAAGGTATTCTATGCCTAATAAATCTATCTGAAACCCTCTCTTGTTTTTCACGAACATCAACGGTCAAAATTGCTCCATTTCTTAGCCCACATAAAACAACGTTCCCCTGCagcaaaagaaaaaccagaTATATTTCAGAAATTGTAAGACAGTTGATTGACAAAGGTCAATAATGACCAGTGGCTCCAATTTTTTGTGATTATGTTCCATGTGCCTCATGATCTTTAAAATGACATTAAACTTATCGGTAGAAAGCCACCGAACTTACTATACGACTTGCAGTTTGAGCACTCAGCATGCAAAACTAAAATTCAGAAACagaatcattttcctttttcatcattttcagtCTGTCAAATTGCTAACCCTCATATATAAAGGTCCCGCAATTTGAGCAAAtaggttcggtttggttttagCGTGAGGTTCAGGATAAAATAGcttttatcaatttatcaaaCCATTTCCACGTCTTTAACCATCATAGTACAGTCACGTGAGATGATAATGTCCCGGTGGCCATAAGGAAACTTAACGCATGTGTCATGTGTGGTACCGAAGAGGATTAGAATGTTACCGATGGATCAAGCTGTTGAGACAAAACATCACTTTTGCTTCTACACACCCATGATGTCATTCCAGTTTCCAAATTGACCAGGGCAGCTCCTACATTTGTTCCTGTAACCAGAAATAAACAAACATGTTAATTCCTGAAAATAACACAGAATTAATGCCAATGGGTTTTAGCTATCGTTAAATTCCTACCAAATAAATCATCAAACAGACGTCATCTCAAATAACATGTATAGTGGTAAATAATTAACATCCAAGTGGTAAACGACAGACTGGcaagtttttatttatcttttcaaagCATCAATCTAAAAGACAAAAGAAGCAAACTAAATCTAATAACATGCAAAACTCCAAGATACAGGTTTCTAGCAAAGTTCTATATCCCAAATCCAGAGCAGTACACATAATACAAATCCAAGTTAATTTCAAGACTGATacactaaaatgaaaaaaaaaaaaagaagaagaagaagaagaaagatgaataCTTGCCAATCACTGCCCGATTCGAGTTATAACTGCAATCTGCAGTCCAAATGGTGCAATTGAAATCAGCAGTTTTGTGCATCATTTCACCTATAGCAGAACTTGAATCAAAATCTACTGGTTCGACAAGGTTAAGAATATAAACAGATCCTCCGGATGTCTCGGATCCAAGAGTAGTTATCCTGTTTCCTTGCATTAAGGAATTACAAGTGCAAAAATAGAATTCTCTGCTTTCATAATGAAACTGTATTGTGCATATAAAAGGTATGAGAAGTGAAAAGGGAGTGGCTGGAGCAAACAAGATGTGCCAAGAGTGAACTCCAAATATGTAAGCTATAAAGGCCACTAATCAAGAAGAAAACACAACAGCAACACCACAATTTAACAGAAGACAATGCATGCCCACCACACCCTGCAAGATCTCTGTATCTCATAACACTGAGATTTCCAGGACAGGAAATGACAACTTTTAGACTGGTAAAAGAATCCATTATATAAGGCTGACAACACCCAAGACAAACAAAGAGATCAAATCTCCTGAACAATCAGGACCAAATACCGAAAAAAAACATGGGCTAACCAAGTTCGATTGCTAGTAGATTGACTAGtgatttctaaagaaaaaaccatATGTACATGTAAATTAAAAGCAATGGACAaactaattaagtaaaaaatataattgaaataggATACAATGCCCGCTGGATGGGAGAGTGCTTTCCACACATTTTTATACAAGATATATTTGAAGACATATGTAGAGAAGCTCCTGGAGGTCTCCAGATACACCCAGGGTCTTTACCACACTCTGCTCTCTTCTCTTCAATGACAGGCCACATACGATCTGGAATGCATTCTACCCCATGATTATGTTCTCCAACTTTTCCTACTTCAAAAAGACTGCAAGAGCacaaaacttgaaaagaaatagCCGGTAATGTAcactaataaatattatagtCACAATAAAACGACAAAAGATGTGGAAGAACTGCATAAT is a window encoding:
- the LOC7477784 gene encoding uncharacterized protein LOC7477784 isoform X1, which produces MPQELPGFYYDKEKNRYFPLKGPIPGSSRSSSSSNKAKKPSTNNTQESNFCRRTGVRISQLLQGRELNGNVITSSKGKCDFVEEFLKIQASKPVVWKYRSTEKIADSAMDQIHIDIHTAEGQTEANVLITGGVNGSLSLFEVGKVGEHNHGVECIPDRMWPVIEEKRAECGKDPGCIWRPPGASLHMSSNISCIKMCGKHSPIQRALITTLGSETSGGSVYILNLVEPVDFDSSSAIGEMMHKTADFNCTIWTADCSYNSNRAVIGTNVGAALVNLETGMTSWVCRSKSDVLSQQLDPSGNVVLCGLRNGAILTVDVREKQERVSDRFIRHRIPYSSLGRQGPSSSKQWFEVKGNIYPSRTILMPSSVCSLVSLQSYDQYFLASSMDGLIKLYDQRMTKRGAVQSYEGHVNSHTRLQLGVDQSERFVMAGGEDCSLRLWSIKSGKLLFEEKISDSILSTVCWKRSERLVKTLNEGKSYEECLSRQNHSWGTWFGSQEGLFYISWS
- the LOC7477784 gene encoding uncharacterized protein LOC7477784 isoform X2; translation: MHCLTEVWKYRSTEKIADSAMDQIHIDIHTAEGQTEANVLITGGVNGSLSLFEVGKVGEHNHGVECIPDRMWPVIEEKRAECGKDPGCIWRPPGASLHMSSNISCIKMCGKHSPIQRALITTLGSETSGGSVYILNLVEPVDFDSSSAIGEMMHKTADFNCTIWTADCSYNSNRAVIGTNVGAALVNLETGMTSWVCRSKSDVLSQQLDPSGNVVLCGLRNGAILTVDVREKQERVSDRFIRHRIPYSSLGRQGPSSSKQWFEVKGNIYPSRTILMPSSVCSLVSLQSYDQYFLASSMDGLIKLYDQRMTKRGAVQSYEGHVNSHTRLQLGVDQSERFVMAGGEDCSLRLWSIKSGKLLFEEKISDSILSTVCWKRSERLVKTLNEGKSYEECLSRQNHSWGTWFGSQEGLFYISWS